A region from the Deltaproteobacteria bacterium genome encodes:
- a CDS encoding leucyl aminopeptidase, with amino-acid sequence MKILSGTGDYKKFKTELKIYAYVKDRKEDVLKLLDKDVARLMNKPLKNILNGVRFIDKEGIWYAFLQLPETKKINTESFRRLGGDITKEIKHTRADDIAIIIPGIENLPADAAVQAVVEGIVLGEYTYEELKTVKEDDKLKKDYTIHLYSAGKKEIQQKNIDRTFKIASATNEARKLADTPSNMMTPKLFTDIVVQKAKKEGLKITVLDEKILTKKGWNALVGVSKGSYEPPRVVIVEYNGRRVGGHRYVVVGKGVTFDSGGISIKPSSGMEEMKFDMAGAAAAVMIPILSKRLGLPVNVIAIAPLAENMPGGKAQKPGDVVKTLSGKTVEIISTDAEGRMILADALYYAVDQYKPKYLIDLATLTGACVVALGSEASGIMGNDDELVKKLIEAGEKSGDRLWELPLWDVYRDLLKSDVADIKNSGSRWGGGNTGRYLLKRIYK; translated from the coding sequence GTGAAGATACTTTCCGGAACGGGTGATTATAAAAAGTTTAAAACAGAGCTTAAGATCTATGCTTATGTAAAAGATAGAAAAGAAGATGTTTTAAAGTTACTTGATAAAGACGTTGCCAGGTTGATGAATAAACCATTAAAAAATATCCTGAATGGTGTAAGATTTATTGATAAGGAGGGTATATGGTATGCTTTTTTACAGCTCCCTGAAACAAAAAAAATCAATACAGAATCATTTAGAAGGTTGGGAGGTGATATAACTAAAGAGATAAAACATACCCGTGCAGATGATATTGCAATTATAATACCCGGAATAGAGAATTTGCCGGCAGATGCTGCGGTGCAGGCTGTCGTAGAAGGTATTGTGCTTGGTGAATATACTTATGAAGAGCTTAAAACGGTAAAAGAGGATGATAAGCTCAAGAAAGATTACACGATTCATTTATACTCTGCCGGTAAAAAAGAAATTCAGCAAAAAAACATAGATCGCACCTTTAAAATAGCATCTGCAACAAATGAGGCAAGGAAGCTTGCAGACACGCCGAGCAACATGATGACCCCAAAACTGTTTACAGACATTGTAGTTCAAAAGGCAAAAAAAGAAGGATTAAAGATAACGGTACTTGATGAAAAGATCTTAACTAAAAAGGGTTGGAATGCTTTAGTTGGTGTGTCTAAAGGCAGTTATGAGCCTCCAAGGGTTGTGATCGTTGAGTACAACGGAAGAAGAGTGGGAGGACATAGATACGTAGTTGTTGGTAAAGGTGTTACGTTTGACAGCGGAGGTATATCAATTAAACCAAGTTCTGGTATGGAAGAGATGAAGTTTGATATGGCCGGGGCAGCAGCAGCCGTTATGATCCCTATACTTTCCAAAAGGCTTGGTTTACCAGTTAACGTGATTGCAATAGCGCCATTGGCGGAGAATATGCCCGGTGGAAAGGCTCAAAAACCAGGGGATGTCGTTAAAACGCTTTCCGGGAAAACGGTTGAGATCATATCAACGGACGCAGAAGGCAGGATGATCCTTGCGGATGCACTATACTATGCGGTTGACCAGTATAAACCAAAATACCTCATAGACCTTGCAACGCTTACAGGTGCATGTGTTGTAGCACTCGGCAGTGAGGCAAGCGGTATTATGGGGAATGACGATGAGCTTGTAAAAAAGCTTATCGAAGCAGGAGAAAAAAGTGGTGATAGGTTATGGGAACTGCCGCTGTGGGATGTTTATAGGGATCTTTTAAAAAGTGATGTAGCTGATATAAAGAACTCTGGGTCCCGCTGGGGGGGGGGCAATACAGGGCGGTATCTTCTTAAAAGAATTTATAAATGA
- the cobO gene encoding cob(I)yrinic acid a,c-diamide adenosyltransferase, with amino-acid sequence MKGQGFIQVYTGNGKGKTTASLGLALRAAGHKYKVIMIQFMKGKIDYGELNAQEMLKPYLTIIQAGGPDFVNKNNPSKEEIRMAHDGLKKAKEVLSSGEYDVVILDELNVAIDFKLVTIEESLELINLKPDNVELIITGRYAPQAIIDKADLVTEMKEIKHYYNEGVRARDGIEK; translated from the coding sequence ATGAAGGGGCAGGGTTTTATTCAGGTTTATACAGGGAATGGAAAAGGCAAGACAACGGCATCACTTGGTCTTGCTTTGAGGGCAGCAGGCCATAAATATAAAGTTATTATGATTCAATTTATGAAAGGCAAGATAGACTATGGAGAGCTGAACGCACAGGAGATGCTTAAGCCATATCTTACCATCATCCAGGCAGGCGGACCCGATTTCGTTAATAAAAATAATCCTTCAAAAGAAGAGATTAGAATGGCTCATGATGGACTTAAAAAGGCAAAAGAGGTACTGTCAAGTGGTGAGTACGATGTTGTAATACTTGACGAACTTAATGTTGCAATAGATTTTAAACTTGTGACAATAGAGGAATCTCTCGAACTGATTAATTTAAAACCCGATAATGTAGAACTGATCATAACGGGCAGGTATGCACCGCAGGCAATTATTGATAAGGCGGATCTCGTAACCGAAATGAAAGAGATAAAGCATTATTATAACGAAGGAGTGCGGGCAAGGGACGGCATTGAAAAGTAA
- a CDS encoding methylmalonyl-CoA mutase family protein, with protein sequence MKSKTDRTEFTGTRLKRYSTISDKELDPVYTPEDLEGFYYDQRLGYPGEYPYTRGIYKNMYRGRLWTMRQFSGFGTAEETNLRYKYLLEHGQTGLSVAFHMPTIMGYDSDNPRSEGEVGRCGVAIDTLKDMEILFDGIPLDKITTSMTINAPAIVLLAMYIAVAEKQGIDPKVISGTIQNDILKEYIAQKSWIFPPEPSLRIITDIFEYCSEHVPKWNTISISGYHIREAGSTAIQELAFTIMDGITYVQKGIEKGLDIDEFAVRLSFFFDAHNDFFEEIAKFRAARRMWAKIMKERFGAKKTESLRLRFHTQTAGCSLVAQQPMNNIVRVTIQALAAVLGGTQSLHTNSMDETLALPTEQAATVALRTQQIIAEESGTANVIDPLGGSYFIESLTDQMEADAYKYIDKIDKMGGMIEAIKQGYPQREIADAAYKYQHQLENQEKIVVGVNKYRMEDKNAIPTLVISPGVEKRQIKRTIQIKKERNNKKVGLILKRIEEAAKENKNLMPHVLEAVKVYASVGEIMDTMRKVFGEYRDPGIF encoded by the coding sequence TTGAAAAGTAAAACAGACAGAACAGAATTTACAGGCACAAGACTTAAAAGGTATTCAACCATATCGGATAAAGAGCTTGATCCGGTATACACGCCGGAAGATTTGGAAGGATTCTATTATGATCAAAGACTCGGTTATCCAGGGGAGTATCCGTATACACGCGGCATATATAAAAACATGTACAGGGGAAGGCTCTGGACAATGCGTCAGTTTTCAGGTTTTGGAACGGCAGAAGAAACAAACCTCAGGTATAAATATCTTCTCGAGCATGGGCAGACAGGACTGTCAGTAGCATTCCACATGCCGACAATAATGGGGTATGATTCGGATAATCCAAGATCAGAAGGAGAGGTTGGAAGATGCGGTGTTGCAATAGATACCCTGAAGGATATGGAGATACTTTTTGACGGTATTCCGCTTGATAAGATAACAACATCAATGACGATCAATGCGCCAGCAATAGTCCTTTTGGCCATGTACATAGCAGTTGCGGAAAAGCAGGGTATTGATCCTAAGGTTATTAGCGGTACTATACAGAATGACATACTCAAGGAATACATAGCCCAGAAATCCTGGATTTTTCCTCCTGAACCATCTTTGAGGATCATTACGGATATATTCGAATACTGTTCAGAACATGTTCCAAAATGGAACACAATCAGCATAAGCGGGTACCATATAAGAGAAGCGGGCTCAACCGCCATTCAGGAACTCGCTTTTACAATTATGGATGGCATAACTTATGTTCAGAAAGGCATTGAAAAGGGGCTTGATATTGATGAATTTGCCGTAAGGCTTTCTTTCTTTTTTGATGCGCATAATGATTTCTTTGAAGAAATCGCAAAGTTTCGGGCAGCAAGAAGGATGTGGGCAAAGATCATGAAGGAGCGGTTTGGTGCAAAAAAAACTGAATCTTTAAGATTAAGGTTCCATACGCAAACAGCAGGATGCAGTCTTGTTGCACAACAACCAATGAATAATATTGTACGCGTTACCATACAGGCACTTGCTGCTGTACTCGGGGGCACACAATCTTTGCATACAAACTCAATGGATGAAACACTGGCACTTCCGACAGAACAGGCAGCAACGGTTGCACTAAGGACTCAACAGATCATTGCAGAGGAAAGCGGAACTGCGAATGTTATAGACCCTTTAGGAGGGTCGTATTTTATAGAAAGTCTTACGGATCAAATGGAAGCGGATGCGTATAAATACATAGATAAGATTGATAAAATGGGCGGCATGATAGAGGCAATAAAGCAGGGTTATCCTCAGAGAGAGATTGCTGATGCAGCGTACAAGTATCAACATCAGCTTGAGAATCAAGAAAAGATTGTCGTAGGCGTTAATAAATACAGAATGGAAGATAAAAATGCAATCCCCACGCTCGTCATTTCACCCGGAGTTGAAAAAAGACAGATAAAAAGGACTATACAGATAAAAAAGGAAAGAAATAATAAAAAAGTCGGACTTATACTTAAACGGATTGAGGAAGCTGCAAAAGAAAATAAAAATCTTATGCCGCATGTGCTTGAAGCGGTGAAGGTTTATGCATCCGTTGGTGAGATCATGGATACGATGAGAAAGGTGTTTGGAGAGTATAGAGATCCAGGCATATTTTGA
- a CDS encoding RHS domain-containing protein, translating to MSQNSHLLIAAKFLNRDLNPNDQYNRLAQVINGITAITTYGYDGNGNMVIQTDPDGNTTNYQYNALNKLSQVIQYISSTNAQTAYIYNLQGDLITATDANGNNADYTYDDMNRLVKVNSPDTGITRYWYDPNGNLIGKVDADNRTLNYTYDALNRLTSVIDMSNPSSPLITYYYDGQNPINTSITNGIGRLTGMQDSSGNTAYSYDARGNVIQETQSILGHQYVTSYAYDNDGNLASITLPSGRVVNYTYAADPNKPSSVSAMVNGVNTTIASNITYQPFGDLAGLTYGNGLPLTITTDATGEITNIQVGSIINRAYNNDNAGNVLTITTIPTTYTYSYDTLSRLTDSTGDYGLLTYSYDQAGNRLTATTPSNTINYSYYPGTNKLWNYNNPAGSTFLYDAAGYITNETVSGKQFQYDSLGRLTQVSNATGAVIGQYTYDGMNRRLTKTTGGVTTVFIYDIYNNLIGEYDASTGNTTKEYIYLGSKPLAMITESTSSSTTSSSSRGCGIIDTVRSTINTGCSTTGISLRNTGTMTGMGAIDGFIYLFPLIGIAIIRLSRNAKRRKLDIIGLLTIGGMVLLIVMISRQTHAQVTGETIYYYHLDHLGTPIEMTDQNQNVVWQASYDPFGQITISTATVTNNLRFPGMYADSETGLYYNMNRYYYPAIGRYIEPDPILQPMVNAQLNTSSMFNELLSFLAANPQQMHEYVYVLNDPLFFVDSLGLGYWVIGGTIDNIDVNWSSNNPTQTNFGLTTPQFGGGIVYCYTPAPPQPPPPNKCENNPPPVPPLEQPISWSYGLGKYLGVSVSNNPRTICFGFSPGVSLFPVSPEIPLGSIKW from the coding sequence ATGTCTCAAAATTCCCACCTGTTAATAGCTGCAAAATTCCTAAATCGGGATTTAAACCCGAACGACCAATACAACAGGCTTGCACAGGTTATAAATGGCATTACAGCTATAACGACTTATGGGTATGACGGTAACGGGAATATGGTGATCCAGACCGATCCTGATGGCAATACAACTAATTACCAGTACAATGCCTTAAACAAGCTCAGTCAGGTCATACAGTATATCTCATCAACCAATGCGCAGACCGCGTATATATATAACCTGCAAGGCGATCTTATAACAGCGACAGACGCAAATGGGAACAATGCAGACTATACCTATGACGATATGAACAGGCTTGTAAAGGTAAACTCACCTGATACTGGGATTACAAGGTACTGGTATGATCCGAACGGCAATCTTATAGGCAAGGTGGATGCAGATAATCGGACGCTCAATTATACCTATGATGCCCTTAACCGTCTCACCTCAGTTATCGACATGTCTAATCCTTCCAGTCCTCTGATAACCTATTATTACGACGGCCAGAATCCTATCAATACATCTATAACCAATGGTATCGGCAGGCTTACAGGGATGCAGGACAGTTCGGGCAATACAGCCTACAGCTATGATGCACGGGGCAATGTTATTCAGGAAACACAGAGCATACTTGGACATCAATATGTTACAAGCTATGCGTATGATAATGACGGCAACCTCGCATCCATAACCTTACCGTCCGGCAGGGTTGTAAATTATACGTATGCAGCAGACCCAAACAAGCCCTCAAGCGTTTCTGCAATGGTAAACGGTGTCAATACAACCATAGCGAGCAATATCACGTACCAGCCGTTCGGAGACCTTGCAGGACTTACGTATGGCAACGGTTTGCCGCTTACCATTACCACAGACGCAACCGGCGAGATAACGAACATACAGGTAGGCAGTATTATTAACCGGGCGTACAATAACGACAATGCAGGGAATGTCCTTACGATCACAACCATTCCCACGACATACACCTACAGCTACGACACGCTCAGCAGACTTACGGATTCAACCGGGGATTACGGCTTATTAACCTACAGCTACGATCAAGCAGGGAATAGATTAACTGCAACGACACCGAGTAATACAATAAACTATTCATACTATCCAGGCACAAATAAGCTCTGGAACTACAACAATCCTGCTGGCTCAACATTCTTATATGATGCAGCGGGGTATATCACAAATGAAACAGTATCGGGTAAGCAGTTTCAATATGACAGTCTCGGCAGGCTTACGCAGGTATCGAATGCCACTGGTGCAGTCATCGGACAATATACCTATGACGGCATGAACCGAAGGCTCACCAAGACCACGGGCGGAGTCACCACAGTATTCATCTACGACATCTACAACAACCTCATAGGTGAGTACGATGCATCAACAGGAAACACTACAAAAGAATATATCTACCTCGGCAGTAAGCCGCTTGCCATGATAACAGAATCAACTTCATCCTCCACAACTTCATCGTCTTCCAGAGGATGCGGGATTATAGATACAGTACGCAGCACTATCAATACCGGTTGCAGCACTACAGGGATTTCATTGAGGAACACCGGTACCATGACGGGCATGGGAGCGATTGACGGGTTCATTTATCTTTTCCCGCTCATCGGGATTGCAATAATCCGTCTGAGCAGAAACGCCAAGAGACGCAAGCTCGATATAATCGGTTTACTGACCATCGGAGGTATGGTATTACTCATAGTTATGATAAGCAGACAGACCCATGCACAGGTAACTGGTGAGACTATTTACTACTATCACCTCGATCATCTCGGCACACCGATAGAGATGACCGACCAGAATCAGAATGTAGTCTGGCAGGCTTCTTATGATCCATTCGGACAGATAACTATCTCAACAGCAACAGTAACCAACAACCTCCGCTTCCCCGGTATGTATGCCGACAGTGAGACAGGTTTGTACTACAACATGAACCGATATTATTACCCTGCAATTGGAAGATACATCGAGCCGGATCCGATATTGCAGCCAATGGTAAATGCACAATTAAACACGAGTTCAATGTTTAATGAGCTTTTATCATTTCTTGCTGCTAATCCCCAGCAAATGCATGAGTATGTATATGTATTAAATGATCCGCTTTTTTTTGTAGATTCCTTAGGCTTAGGGTATTGGGTTATTGGTGGAACCATAGATAATATTGATGTAAATTGGAGTTCCAATAATCCTACTCAAACAAATTTTGGTCTTACAACTCCTCAATTCGGTGGCGGAATTGTTTACTGTTATACCCCAGCACCTCCTCAGCCGCCTCCGCCAAATAAATGTGAAAATAATCCACCACCAGTACCTCCATTAGAACAACCTATATCATGGTCATATGGATTAGGTAAATATTTAGGAGTAAGTGTTTCAAATAATCCGCGCACTATTTGTTTCGGTTTCAGCCCTGGAGTATCATTGTTTCCTGTAAGTCCAGAAATACCTTTGGGATCTATTAAATGGTAA
- a CDS encoding RHS domain-containing protein, giving the protein MVSRQTHAQVSGEQVYYYHLDHLGTPIEMTDQNQNVVWQASYDPFGQATISTATVTNNLRFPGMYADSETGLYYNMNRYYYPSIGRYIEPDPILQPMVNAQLNTSSMFNELLSMFAINPQKLNDYLYALDNSLTNFDPFGWQNTTTVVPPPVPQPPQPPEIKNPNECNQKKCTPTFHGNVFSMCMENYKTIVEGTAAATGVGTVIGAIIANVPGAEAGAYIGGGSYAAGFTYMCYKEATFCDKNQ; this is encoded by the coding sequence ATGGTAAGCAGACAAACCCATGCACAGGTTTCCGGTGAGCAGGTTTATTACTACCACCTCGACCATCTCGGCACACCGATAGAGATGACCGACCAGAACCAGAATGTAGTCTGGCAGGCAAGCTACGATCCATTCGGGCAGGCAACTATCTCAACAGCAACAGTAACCAACAACCTCCGATTCCCTGGCATGTACGCCGATTCTGAAACCGGTCTCTATTACAACATGAACCGATACTACTACCCGTCGATAGGAAGATACATAGAGCCGGATCCGATATTGCAGCCAATGGTAAATGCACAATTAAACACGAGTTCAATGTTTAATGAGCTTTTATCAATGTTTGCTATCAATCCACAAAAACTGAATGACTACCTATATGCATTGGACAACTCATTAACTAACTTCGATCCTTTCGGCTGGCAGAACACAACGACAGTTGTACCTCCCCCGGTTCCCCAACCGCCTCAGCCACCAGAAATAAAAAATCCGAATGAGTGTAACCAGAAAAAATGTACACCTACATTCCATGGAAATGTATTCTCTATGTGTATGGAAAATTATAAAACTATTGTAGAGGGTACAGCAGCCGCAACTGGTGTCGGAACAGTAATTGGGGCAATAATTGCAAACGTACCAGGAGCTGAAGCGGGGGCATATATAGGAGGAGGAAGCTATGCGGCAGGGTTCACTTATATGTGTTATAAGGAAGCAACTTTCTGTGATAAAAATCAATAA
- a CDS encoding OmpA family protein has product MKKVTFIFSLLTIFSMVISGCAKKEVVKPEAKPQAKAEVSTPAQPSAPASTMTAQQTKQMTLDEVQKELKMIHFDFNKYNIRPDAKTILENNAKILRENPNVKVQIAGYCDDRGSVEYNLALGEKRAQSAKDYLVTLGIASSDLSTISYGKSDPIDPSNNEKAWAMNRRDEFHIAK; this is encoded by the coding sequence ATGAAAAAGGTAACATTTATATTTAGCTTACTCACTATTTTTAGTATGGTAATATCGGGTTGTGCAAAGAAAGAGGTTGTAAAACCAGAAGCAAAGCCGCAGGCAAAGGCAGAAGTTAGTACTCCAGCTCAACCATCTGCTCCAGCATCTACAATGACGGCTCAGCAAACCAAGCAGATGACCTTGGACGAGGTTCAGAAAGAGCTTAAAATGATCCATTTCGATTTTAACAAGTACAATATCAGGCCTGACGCAAAGACCATTCTTGAGAATAATGCAAAAATCCTTAGAGAAAATCCAAATGTAAAGGTACAGATTGCCGGTTATTGTGATGACAGGGGCTCTGTGGAGTATAACCTTGCACTTGGTGAGAAAAGAGCACAGTCAGCAAAAGATTATCTCGTTACTCTTGGTATTGCATCTTCAGACTTATCAACGATAAGCTATGGTAAATCAGATCCCATCGATCCGTCTAACAACGAGAAAGCATGGGCGATGAACAGAAGAGACGAGTTTCATATTGCAAAGTAA
- the tolQ gene encoding protein TolQ — protein MITDILNYSIIGQNQSSIMSMVFNAGPVAKFVLIVLFIMSIVSWAIIIFKYVSYNRISKSADLFMEVFLKGKTLNEVYEETRHLPASYLKSIFDIGYKTGMRKKTSSSDEEESENIHLSLDIIERAMRKVILVEVNRLENLLSFLASTGSSAPFIGLFGTVWGIMAAFRSIGITESASLAVVAPGISEALITTAAGLFTAIPAVLAYNYLERRIKVFMDDMDAFIIEMSNVFERHINKHGV, from the coding sequence ATGATAACGGATATTTTAAATTACAGTATAATAGGCCAAAACCAGAGTTCAATTATGTCGATGGTCTTCAATGCAGGGCCGGTGGCAAAGTTTGTTTTGATAGTCTTGTTTATTATGTCTATTGTGAGCTGGGCAATCATAATATTCAAATATGTTTCCTATAACAGGATATCAAAATCTGCCGATCTTTTTATGGAGGTATTTTTAAAAGGCAAAACATTAAATGAGGTTTACGAAGAAACAAGGCACCTGCCAGCCTCATACCTGAAATCCATATTTGATATAGGCTACAAAACGGGTATGAGAAAAAAAACATCATCTTCTGACGAAGAAGAAAGCGAAAACATACATTTAAGCCTTGATATAATAGAACGTGCAATGAGGAAGGTTATACTTGTTGAAGTGAACAGATTGGAGAATTTACTTTCGTTTCTTGCATCAACCGGAAGCTCTGCCCCATTTATCGGGCTATTTGGGACAGTATGGGGCATTATGGCTGCATTCAGGAGCATTGGGATAACAGAATCAGCAAGTCTTGCAGTGGTAGCACCCGGTATCTCTGAAGCGCTTATAACAACCGCGGCTGGACTTTTTACGGCAATCCCTGCTGTTCTTGCGTACAACTATCTTGAAAGAAGAATCAAAGTGTTTATGGATGATATGGATGCCTTTATAATTGAGATGTCAAACGTATTTGAGAGGCATATCAATAAACATGGCGTTTAA
- the tolR gene encoding protein TolR, translating into MAFNNNKRTFSDINVTPLVDVMLVLLIIFMVTAPMLQQGIKVNLPQAKANNIKANEEKIMITITRDEKIYINKNPYKLNELGKTLKAINAYNREKQVFLKADKDVPYGFVVRVMSAIKDAGIKELGMVTEPLHG; encoded by the coding sequence ATGGCGTTTAATAATAACAAAAGAACTTTTTCAGATATAAATGTTACCCCGCTTGTTGATGTAATGCTTGTGCTGCTTATAATATTTATGGTTACAGCTCCCATGCTGCAGCAGGGTATAAAGGTTAATCTTCCGCAGGCAAAAGCTAACAACATAAAAGCAAATGAAGAAAAAATAATGATCACGATAACAAGAGATGAAAAGATCTATATAAACAAGAATCCTTATAAACTCAATGAACTCGGAAAAACTCTGAAAGCCATCAATGCATACAACAGAGAAAAGCAGGTATTTCTAAAGGCCGATAAAGATGTGCCTTATGGTTTTGTTGTCAGGGTTATGTCCGCGATCAAGGATGCGGGGATTAAGGAACTTGGCATGGTAACAGAACCTCTGCATGGATAA
- a CDS encoding TonB family protein, protein MKSANNYESFFYKAVAVSISAHLIFLFVISYGELLPSKEINYQPFYAVKLVSVEESRNTSAQENVPAVQQNNVVHSKRISAKEMILPIEKKYAPRQKDLLSAINKINSELQREKLLNVLKGYNGNKKEEQKSSKFPSLSSNSAEGSGVPSGSAAEQYYSLVWEKIQNAWILPSGMAAISYGLETIVSITINKDGKVSNIKIEKSSGNSYFDQTAIRAINKVNPLPQLPPSWLQNSINIGIKFSCKEGCQ, encoded by the coding sequence ATGAAAAGTGCTAATAATTATGAAAGTTTTTTTTACAAGGCAGTTGCCGTATCAATATCGGCACATCTGATATTCCTTTTTGTGATTTCTTATGGAGAATTACTTCCATCTAAAGAGATAAATTATCAACCTTTCTATGCTGTAAAACTCGTATCTGTGGAAGAAAGCAGGAATACTTCTGCACAAGAAAATGTACCTGCTGTACAACAAAATAATGTTGTTCACTCAAAGAGAATTAGCGCAAAAGAGATGATTTTACCTATTGAGAAAAAATATGCCCCACGCCAAAAAGATCTTCTCTCGGCTATTAATAAAATAAACAGTGAGCTGCAAAGAGAAAAGCTTTTAAATGTTCTCAAAGGTTATAATGGCAATAAAAAAGAGGAGCAGAAAAGCAGTAAATTTCCATCATTATCATCAAACAGTGCAGAGGGTTCCGGTGTGCCTTCCGGCTCTGCCGCAGAACAATATTATTCGCTTGTATGGGAGAAGATACAAAATGCATGGATTCTGCCCAGCGGTATGGCTGCCATAAGTTACGGGCTTGAAACAATCGTATCAATAACTATAAACAAGGACGGTAAAGTATCCAATATTAAAATAGAAAAAAGTTCGGGTAATTCCTATTTTGATCAAACGGCAATTCGTGCTATAAACAAGGTGAATCCTTTACCACAACTTCCACCAAGCTGGTTGCAGAATAGTATAAATATAGGGATAAAATTCAGTTGCAAAGAAGGTTGTCAATGA
- the tolB gene encoding Tol-Pal system beta propeller repeat protein TolB — MKRYLVHTLVIIFLMISSSGAYAKVYIDINAPTIKRLPIAVTMPIAKPGSNLEDVKLLHNTISNALETSGYFAVLPRSIFIEKNGGLLPGQFNFADWTDIGAEGLVKMSYSVRGNKGIVKAFVYDVVQAKSLLSKEYTGNVSNVKYIGNSIANDIVYAFTGHEGLAGSKIAFVSKKTGKDEIYAMDLDGSNMVRLTYNNTINLSPVWSPNGNKLLFISYMRKTPALYMLDLNSGHIKTISNKKGLNISPAFAPDDNEIALTLSFQGSPEIYLRSLAGNELKRLTNTSGINVSPSFSPDGKHIAFVSDRAGSPQIYVMNADGSDIQRLTFHGTYNTSCNWSPAGDRIAFSGLSKDGTYDIYTMKPDGSNLVRLTEDQGDNTGPRWSPGGYYIIFTSTRDGHQQLYVMNANGSNQYRIISAPYDMSSPAWSNKINYKITIK; from the coding sequence ATGAAAAGATATTTAGTACACACATTGGTAATAATATTTTTAATGATATCGTCATCCGGTGCTTATGCAAAGGTTTATATAGATATTAACGCCCCGACAATAAAAAGATTACCCATTGCTGTTACAATGCCTATAGCAAAGCCTGGTTCTAATCTTGAAGACGTTAAGCTCCTTCATAATACGATATCAAATGCCCTTGAGACATCAGGATATTTTGCAGTTCTGCCGCGATCCATATTTATAGAAAAAAACGGAGGATTACTGCCGGGCCAGTTTAATTTTGCCGATTGGACAGACATAGGGGCAGAGGGACTTGTAAAAATGAGTTATTCTGTAAGAGGCAATAAGGGTATTGTAAAGGCTTTTGTGTATGATGTCGTTCAGGCAAAGTCTTTGCTTTCAAAGGAATACACAGGGAATGTATCAAATGTAAAGTATATAGGTAACAGCATAGCAAACGATATTGTGTATGCTTTTACGGGGCATGAGGGCCTTGCAGGTTCAAAGATTGCTTTTGTTTCAAAAAAGACGGGAAAAGATGAGATATACGCAATGGATCTTGATGGCAGCAACATGGTAAGGCTTACATATAATAATACAATAAACCTTTCACCCGTGTGGAGCCCGAATGGTAATAAATTATTATTCATTTCATATATGCGGAAAACCCCTGCCTTATATATGCTGGATCTGAACAGCGGCCATATAAAAACGATATCAAATAAAAAAGGATTGAATATAAGTCCTGCTTTTGCTCCGGATGATAATGAAATAGCGTTGACATTAAGTTTTCAGGGTTCTCCGGAGATATACCTTAGGAGTCTCGCAGGGAATGAATTGAAAAGACTTACCAATACATCAGGCATTAATGTTTCGCCGAGTTTCTCTCCCGATGGCAAACACATTGCCTTTGTTTCCGATAGAGCGGGCAGTCCCCAGATCTATGTCATGAATGCGGACGGCTCGGATATACAACGGTTAACTTTTCATGGGACGTACAATACGTCCTGCAATTGGTCACCCGCCGGCGATCGTATAGCATTCTCGGGTTTATCGAAAGATGGGACTTATGACATCTATACTATGAAACCGGACGGATCCAATCTTGTAAGATTAACCGAGGATCAAGGGGATAATACCGGCCCGAGATGGTCGCCCGGCGGTTATTATATAATATTTACATCAACAAGGGACGGGCATCAGCAGCTGTATGTTATGAATGCTAACGGGAGTAATCAGTATAGAATTATCTCAGCCCCTTATGATATGAGTTCACCCGCATGGTCTAATAAGATAAATTATAAAATTACTATTAAATAA